A single Ponticoccus alexandrii DNA region contains:
- a CDS encoding tripartite tricarboxylate transporter TctB family protein → MLPRKALRRADIFASSLMIGLGVGVIVSAAKMPWTSTVTGSQNVWYVSPGLFPAVVGALLILFNLKVLSHAIKDGGADRLFGSTYDWIRGLGRNDRVHRVVLITVLMAVYVFGAVGRVNFLLASGLFLFSSIALFWWGDGEGKLQKKIPLTILVAVAVPYLFTYLFQTFLFVPMP, encoded by the coding sequence ATGCTACCGCGCAAAGCCCTACGTCGCGCCGATATATTCGCATCCAGTCTGATGATAGGATTGGGAGTTGGCGTCATCGTCTCTGCGGCGAAAATGCCATGGACGAGCACTGTTACCGGATCGCAGAACGTTTGGTACGTCTCGCCCGGTCTTTTTCCCGCAGTGGTTGGCGCTCTGTTGATCCTGTTCAATTTGAAGGTTCTGTCGCACGCAATAAAAGACGGTGGCGCCGACCGTTTGTTTGGATCGACCTATGATTGGATCAGGGGGTTGGGACGGAATGACCGCGTTCATCGCGTCGTGCTGATCACAGTGCTGATGGCAGTCTATGTATTCGGTGCCGTGGGAAGAGTGAACTTCCTTCTAGCCAGTGGTTTGTTCTTATTCTCTTCCATCGCTTTGTTTTGGTGGGGTGACGGCGAAGGCAAGCTTCAAAAAAAGATTCCCTTGACCATTCTAGTCGCCGTGGCTGTTCCGTACCTTTTTACCTACCTCTTCCAGACGTTCCTTTTCGTCCCGATGCCGTGA